The sequence AAAAAAGGAAACTGCTGGATATCTTAAAACAAAGGGAACAATGGATGTTACAACAAAGTGTAAAATACGAGTTTTTACCTGAATCTGGTGGTTTGTTATAGTTAATATAACTTTGAAATTACATACTTGTATCTGTCTTATTGGGTTTGTGATACTTGTTATGATTCATCGGATCATACTGTGTGTATTGCTTGTGTATGGTGGTCCTGTAATCTAATATGTGAAAAATGTGTAGAAGTATACTTCTGACCTTGGTTGGGAATATTCCTGTGGCAGTGACAACTTGGACTCCAACACTATGCTTGAGAACTCATTGAGTGCAAAAGAGAAAATAATCTCGGAACTGAACATGGAACTCCATAATATGGAGACAACCTTGTCGAGTGAGCGAGAGCAACACATTAATGATATCAAGAAGTTGAATGGGTTGCTAAGGGAAAAGGTACTATTTGATTCAATTTTTGAGCAGTCATGCAATGCTTTTGAAAGTGTATTTGATTTTGATTAGTACTTTTATCTTATGAGATGCAGTTTGGCTACCCTCTATTTGTGTCCATGCATGCTACTTTAGACCCTTAGGACCTTGTGTAGCACCTTCAGAATATTGAGAAAAAAGTAGCTTTTGTAATCTTTCTTGGCTATTTACAGGACATCATTATTGAGAATATCAAGAAAGAGCTTCAAGCAAGGCCGGCAACAAAATTAGTTGATGATCTGCGTAAGAAAGTCAAAATTTTGCAGGTACTCAATGATGTATTAACTTTCATTTACTTTTGTTGGTACGAAACCTATGCTTGTTAAACTCTTTTTTAAAATTTGATTTTCTTGTAACATAGGCAGTGGGATATAATTCAATTGAAGCCGAAGATTGGGAAGTAGCTACGGATGGAGAAGAAATGAGCAAGTTGGAGTCAATGCTTCTTGACAAGAATCGTAAAATGGAACATGAACTCACACAGCTAAAGGTATTAGGTGACTCGTATACATGACTCCTTCTCTCTTCTTTTGTCTAAATGACGTATTCATTTTCATGTATAACAATCAACATAGTAAATATGCGTGCAGTTATCTATCACATCCTCATAATTCATTAAGTTATATTTGTTTTTCAATGTGAAATTGATCAATCATTTCAAGCTTGAGGACTAACGTATAGATAAATAAGCTACTCTGTTAAAAGAGATGCATCTTTGTTCCCTCGCAAATATGACCACCTTCTTCCAGCCCCTGCTATTGCAACTAACTCGACCAGTTCCACTATCAGACCTCAGTTATTTATTGTACAATAACCTTCAAAATACTGCCTCTGTGTTTAATTGCTCGAAAACAAGTTCTTATATATATTTAAATTTTAACCCGACAGTCACATTTAGTTGTTTTGTTAGATTTTTGCCAGAAATtactatgattttgattttaatctGATTGCTTCCAACTGCTTTTTGTAAAGTTTGTATAATAATATTATAACTAAATCTCTTTTTATAAATTAACTGAGGAATAAGCATGCCAACACATTCAATGAGCTTTGGGTTTTTTGACACCGTTTGTGATTGTAAAGTACTTGGTATGCTATAATGTATTCTGTGCACTTCTTTATTCAGGTCAAACTTTCTGAGCAATCAACTTTGCTGGAAACGGCTGAACAGAAGGTTGCAGAGCTAGTTGCAAAGGTGAACGAACAGCAAAGGTTAATATCGAAGCTGGAAGATGATATATTGAAGGTTTGAAACCCAGCCATTTCCATGTTAAATTTATATTATTTGAAATCGATTTTCATTTTTCTCATTCTGTGTTCGTTTCACACTCTTGATTGCTGCTATATCTCGTTTACTTGGGAATCTTTTTCAGAATATTGATCCACCATCTGTTAGAATTTGTGTGTAGTTCTTTCCTAACGATTTTACTTGTCATACAGGGTTACAACTCTACAGATCGAAAAGGTACCCGGTTTGATGAATGGGATCTCCACGATGTAGGTGCAGCCGAGCTTTCTGAGGTGCTTTTCTTCCTCTCCTTCTGGTATCTGTATGCTGTCATGTAATGCTTTAATTTTAGCGATGCTCTTGATGTTTGTGAATAAATTAGGGACACATTATTGCAAGAGAAGATTAATTAAACGAGATTTAAAGCGAGGTCCTTTTGGGTAACTATTTGTGGGaaccaaattcgtttcttctctTCTTGGTTTATGTAGCATCCTGTATTGCATTAGTGTATTGGTAAGATGTCTGCGTCTCGTATTCTTGCTTTTACTATGTGTATAGTCTCACAGCAGGAATGAAGCCAAAGCCGTATCTATTTTTGTAGAGAAATAAATTCACCCAACTACTTGGGGTATGGCATACTGACTAGGAAAATGATCTTTTAGAtctctttcctttatttttgttCATATAATTCTCGATTTCCTTGCGGATTTTGAACTGAACTTATCACTAGATACTAGAATACTTGTCTGATCTATTCAATTTGTTGCCTTGGACCAGAATGCAGAACAAAAGCACATAGCATCAGATCAAGATCAAAACTCAATGCTCAAGGTAATCTGCAATCAGCGAGATAGGTTCCGCACTCGTTTGCGAGAGACGGAAGAGGTAATCAGTTTGCCGTAGAAAATGTGTATCAGATtgcttttttttacttttcaggCTGCCAATTAGTTTTGCTGCTAGTACTTATTGCTAAGTACATATCTATTCCTATGatctcttctatttatcttatgTGGCAGGAAGTTAGGCAGTTGAAGGAGAAGATAGGGGGCCTGACGGTAGAACTTGAAAAAACCAAAGCTGATAATGTAAAACTATATGGAAAGATCCGTTATGTTCAAGACTATAGTCTTGAAAAATTAGTATCCAGGGGAGCAAGGAAGGTGCTTTTTTATAACCTCTACTCAGTATCTTTTTTCATTTTGTGCTTTTCTATCAGGTTAATAgtatgtttcttttcttttattctttatttatcttttatcGTTTATGCACTAATCTTCAGCATTCAGAAGACTTGGAGAGTGGCTTCAGCTCAGACTTTGAATCCAAGTACAAAAAGATATATGAGGATGATATAAATCCTTTCGCCGCTTTTTCAAGAAAGGTATCTTGCATCGgcctttttataatttttttgaattatttagAATGATGTTGAATCCATTGATATGGTTAGGTTGACACTAGCTTACAATTTTAGCACTAATTTCAAATGAAAAATAGTTAAATGCTAATTTTTTGGTAGTAACACAACACCGCCATAAAAAATGAGCATACTTCGTGATATGTAACTTCTTTATCTATTGAATTGATGTCAACTGTTAGTACGGTTGATATGTAATCGGTAGACGATACGGTCCCATATCATGAAATGTGCTCGTTGATATGGGATTGTAGTGAACAATAAGAACAGTATTATACCAAAAACTTAGCATCTACTTGGATTCATTTGGTCTCTACAGTAAAATCAGTGCTGACATTGTAAGATAATGTCAATGCTACCTCATAAGAATTAGGTGCGCCTACTGTGACTTTTTTTTATACGTTATCATTTTGATGCATTCGACATGCATTCGTTGGGTGAAAGGCTTATATATCTTGTGCTTCATATTGAACCAGGAAAGAGACCAAAGGTACAAGGAATTAGGTTTCAGGGATAAAATCACTCTGAGCAGTGGCCGTTTTCTTCTTGGCAATAAGTATGTTTTAATCTTTTGtttgttcactgtttttcattttatttgatATTGTGAATATACCATTTTAATTGACAAATATATTATGTTCAGATATTGCATAATTGTAGTTCGTTTCTTCCAAGGAGGTCCAGTCCTAAATTAAATTCGAATTTCAGTTGACTATCTTTCTCAGTTTTTCTTGTAAAGCTTATACATTGAGTTTGCATCCTGTCTCTGTTTAGCACTACTATGTGCATGGCCATTAACATGTGTTTTTGATTGCAGGTATGCTAGAACATTTGTGTTCTTCTACTCCATAGGATTGCATCTCTTGGTGTTTGCGTGTCTGTACAGAATGTCTGCTATAAGTGATCTAAGGTGACTTTTGTTCTTTCTTATGTAGCTTATCTATTTGGATATTATATGAAATGCTAAATCCTTTTTATGTATTTCAGAAC comes from Papaver somniferum cultivar HN1 chromosome 7, ASM357369v1, whole genome shotgun sequence and encodes:
- the LOC113298404 gene encoding protein CASP-like isoform X2, whose protein sequence is MIFVREDSLMEVSQGGPERDKGSSSPSPTAVVSNFWRDFDLDKERSVLDEQGLRIAENQENSQKNRRKLAESTRDFKKASPEDKLSLFNSLLKGYQEEVDNLTKRAKFGENAFLNIYQKIYEAPDPYPALASIAEQDLILSELQSENHKMKVELEEFRTEATHLKNQQATIRRLEERNRQLEQQMEEKVKEIVEIKQRSLAEENQKTLEVLKDRERLLQDQLRQAKESVSNMQKLHEFAQSQMFELRAQSDEERAAKQSEVNLLMDEVERAQTRLHSLEREKGILRSQLQTTNEENGNKNSDNLDSNTMLENSLSAKEKIISELNMELHNMETTLSSEREQHINDIKKLNGLLREKDIIIENIKKELQARPATKLVDDLRKKVKILQAVGYNSIEAEDWEVATDGEEMSKLESMLLDKNRKMEHELTQLKVKLSEQSTLLETAEQKVAELVAKVNEQQRLISKLEDDILKGYNSTDRKGTRFDEWDLHDVGAAELSENAEQKHIASDQDQNSMLKVICNQRDRFRTRLRETEEEVRQLKEKIGGLTVELEKTKADNVKLYGKIRYVQDYSLEKLVSRGARKHSEDLESGFSSDFESKYKKIYEDDINPFAAFSRKERDQRYKELGFRDKITLSSGRFLLGNKYARTFVFFYSIGLHLLVFACLYRMSAISDLRTSAHD
- the LOC113298404 gene encoding protein CASP-like isoform X1, which translates into the protein MIFVREDPDSLMEVSQGGPERDKGSSSPSPTAVVSNFWRDFDLDKERSVLDEQGLRIAENQENSQKNRRKLAESTRDFKKASPEDKLSLFNSLLKGYQEEVDNLTKRAKFGENAFLNIYQKIYEAPDPYPALASIAEQDLILSELQSENHKMKVELEEFRTEATHLKNQQATIRRLEERNRQLEQQMEEKVKEIVEIKQRSLAEENQKTLEVLKDRERLLQDQLRQAKESVSNMQKLHEFAQSQMFELRAQSDEERAAKQSEVNLLMDEVERAQTRLHSLEREKGILRSQLQTTNEENGNKNSDNLDSNTMLENSLSAKEKIISELNMELHNMETTLSSEREQHINDIKKLNGLLREKDIIIENIKKELQARPATKLVDDLRKKVKILQAVGYNSIEAEDWEVATDGEEMSKLESMLLDKNRKMEHELTQLKVKLSEQSTLLETAEQKVAELVAKVNEQQRLISKLEDDILKGYNSTDRKGTRFDEWDLHDVGAAELSENAEQKHIASDQDQNSMLKVICNQRDRFRTRLRETEEEVRQLKEKIGGLTVELEKTKADNVKLYGKIRYVQDYSLEKLVSRGARKHSEDLESGFSSDFESKYKKIYEDDINPFAAFSRKERDQRYKELGFRDKITLSSGRFLLGNKYARTFVFFYSIGLHLLVFACLYRMSAISDLRTSAHD